TGATTTTGTAAAGAAACTTGAACCAAATGTCTTTTGATTCCTAAATCAAATTCTTCATAGTCTCTTAAATTAGTTTTCAAATCTAAAAGAATTTTAAAATAAGAATAGGTATCAGTGAGGGCGTTTGAAGGCTCATACCTTTCGTAAAGATCAATTGCGAAGGCATTTAAACCATTAAATAAAGTGGCGCCAAAAGAAGTTCTCTTTAAAAGGCCAGGTATCGAAGCGTTATCTCGAAACAGGTTTCGACCTAGAGCTTGAGGGGTGATGGGTGATCTCAAGATCCATTTGTTCCCATCGAGCAGCCAAAAATTGCCAGCATCTGTTTGAACCAGTAAGCCTTCTCGTTTTTGTAATGGTGACGAGTTAAAAACAAAGTTACTTCTAGCCATGGCCATGAGTCGAGCCATTGTTCTGTACACAGGGTGAAAATTTTTGCCATAGATGCTGACCCGAGCATAATATTCCATTTCGACAGCGTGACTTCCTCCATAGCTCAGATCTTTATCGCAACCATCCATTCGGACTCCAGCATAGGGACCGTAGGTACATGGCACGTGCCGGTAGCCTTCCGTGTGTCGGGCTTCATGAATAACGGTGCCAACCCTGCCCAAGGTAGAAAGGCGAGTCCAGCCATCTTGCATGGTAAAATAACCTCCGCGGTTGTAGGCGGTGGCTGTAGGGATATCATTGCCTCGTTCCATTCCCCTGGTTTGAGCCCTCATCCAAAGATAGTATTTTGATGAATCAACAAATTGGCCAATTAAACCCTGAGAGGGCCCAGGTATAAATTGACCGTATTCAATAATGCCTAAATCATTTGTTAATTTTTTGAAATCAACTTGGGGATTGCATAGCTCCGGTCCTCCAAAGGTTTTTAAATCAACATTGAAGTCTTGTTTATATTTGTTTGCTTGGTCTTGATTGAGACAAGGAAACTGCTTGTCTAAATAAGGGAGAACTTGAGCCTGAGAGGTCGATGATAAAAATAACAAAAACATTATTGATGGTAGACTCGATGATAAAATCCATTTAACAAAAGCCTGAGAAACTTTCGAAACTTTCACAGAAATCCCTTCGCCGTCATCCATTGACTGCATTGTAATGACTAAAACGATAGATCAGTTCAGTTTAAAAATTCAAGATTAAAATTTGAAAAAAATTTCTTCGCGCGTTAGTTGGGGCCATCGCTTATGTTAAGTAGAAAAAAGTTTTATAAGTGAGTCTTTGTTATCAAAGGCATCTTGAAACCCCAGCTCAATCAATTCGGAACAAAAGGTGGATTCAAACAACAAATAACTGAGTAACTCATTGGCTTCATCCAAACTGCCAAGGCCCTTAATAAGATAGCGAATAAGTCGTGAAACTTTTTTTGAATGTCTTGAGGCAATAACGCCAATATCTTTAGAAGGAGAAATAAAAACATAATCCATTTTTTTATAAGGAATGGGTTTATCAAAACTAACTTGAGATACGATTTGATTCATTCTTTCCATCCTCTCAACATCATGTTCAACGTTGTCTAACAATACGGCATTGAGTAAGACATTGATCACTCTGGCTACGGAAGGAGGAGTTTTTAAAGAATGCAATTCTTGATTATAGCTGCTATAAGATTTACTCTTAACTCCAATAACGACAATTTTTTCAGCTCCTAAATAAATACTTGGACCGCAGGGGTGAGAATTTCTCACGCAGCCATCGCCAAAATAGCGTCGTCCTACGGGTCGTGGAGGAAACAGCAAGGGAATTGCGCTCGAACAAAGCACATGGTCATGGGTGATTTCTGCAGATTCAGAAACCCGTCGTTGCTTTTGCCAACTCTTGTAAGGTTTTGAGGATTGAATAAAAGAAACGGCTGTTGAATCCGAGTAGTCAACAGCCGTAATAATCAATGAAGAAAAAAGGGCTGCATCTAGATTTTTTTTGATGTTCGCAACGTTTAATTTTTTATGCAGAAACTCTTTTAAGGGATCTGTGTCGAGCAAGGCCCTTCCTGGAGTGCTGGATCCAGTAAGTCCACCAAAAGAAAGTTCACCCATCCATTGTAAACCAATTTTTCCTAAAGAAACGGCGCCGGTATTATAAACATCTTCGCTTCTAATTTGCGACCAAAGGTCCACTAGTTTTTTAACAGCATTTTCGGGATCTTGCCATTCAGCCGCAAGAAAGCTAGCATTGATGGCTCCGGCGCTGACTCCAGAAAATTGATCGATTTTCATCGGTATTTTCTCTGCCTTAAGGACCTCATGAATGCCTTGGACGACGCCAGCTTGATAAGATCCCCTGGCTCCGCCTCCGGATAGAATTAGAGCAATTTGACTCATAGTTAATATTGTTAAACAGAGTTTTTTTGAAAGCAAATAATTAAATCAATAGTCCTGAAGTCCATCGTCTAAAAAACCTGGTTGCTTCCAGATCAAAATATGTTAGGAGTGTTTCCCATGGAACAACTTATAGATCTATTTTTACACCTCGATGTTCACTTGGTCACTTTATCTCAGCTTTATGGAGCGTGGATGTATGGAATATTGTTCCTAATTATTTTTTGTGAAACAGGATTAATTGTCACTCCGTTTTTGCCAGGAGACAGCTTGCTGTTTGCAGCGGGAGCCTTGGCATCGCTCCCTGGATCTGGAATCCAAATTTTACCTCTTTGGCTTTTACTGATATCTGCTGCCTTCCTTGGTGATAATGTTAATTATCAAATAGGTAAATGGGTAGGACCCAAAGTTTTTAATCAAACAAAATCCTTAATATTTAACCCTCAACATCTTACGAGAACACAAGTTTTTTATCAAATCTACGGAGCGAGAACAGTTGTTTTCGCAAGATTTTTGCCCATCCTACGAACCTTTGCCCCCTTTGTGGCAGGCATAGCCAAGATGGATTTCAAAAAATATGTTGTGTTGAGTTTTTTAGGTTCTTTTTTATGGATGTCTCTTTTTTTAGGAGCTGGATTCTATTTTGGAAATATTCCTGCGATTAAATCTAGATTTCATTATGTTATTTTAGCTGTGATTGCCCTATCCTTTTTGCCAATAATTATCGCGACTCTTAAGGTACGATTCAAATCAAAACAGAAAATTTGATTTGAAAAAAAGAGCTGGTCTTTATTTTTCTCTTTATCTTTTGTGAAAGCTCATGGATGATTGTCGAGTAAACCAAAAAATCGAGTAAACCAAAAAAATTGGCTATTTGATTAATCAAACACATGGGGGTAATGTGAGTTCTATAAATAAAATGAATCTACGGATGGGTCTTTTAATGGTTGCAGCAGCGATGTGCCTGCCGGCGCAAGCGCAAGAATCAACAGCTTCTTCATCTTCGCAAAGCACGATAAAATCTAGCGACTTAGGAGTAAAACCTCAAGAAGGAAAGGATATTGATGAAGATATCACCAATGCTAGGCTCCGTGCCTCAACAGGGTCGAAGTCAAAAATTTCGATTCAAACAGAAATGGCCTATACCGGTGGCTCTTTAAATAAACCTTTTGATAAAGTACGACCAGATTTATCCCCAGGAGCTCTGCCTGATACAGTTAAAATTACAGGATCTATTTCTGGAAAATACCGAGTCAACGATTCAGATTCGATAAACATAGGCTCTGGCTTATCCCTTCTGACTCCTGGATATGAAGGCCAAAGGGGTCAAGTGGATAATCCCTATATTACCTATGGGAAGGCTTTTAGACTAAAAGGTTTGCAAAATGTATCCTCAGTGGGATTTACAAGTTATACTTCAGAGTCTTCTAAAAAAGCAGATCGAACTTATAGTCTGAGCGCGGCGCACACCTTGCTGGCCAATCTTTCCGATTCAAAGTGGCAAGCGGGATTAGTAGCTTCCATTGATTATGAGATTTATTCCACATTTAGTGCCATAAATGAGGACGCCCTGCACACCTATTTAGGGTTCTACCCCTTTGCTGAGTATGCCTTCAATGATAAATATTCATTTAGAACGGTTTATCGTGGTATCTCATTCTATACGACCAGAGATGCTAATACGACTTATCGATGGGATGAGGCGACTCAATCCATGGGCTTGGGTGTCGCCGTAACGAGAGATATTTATTTGTATCCAAATGTTCAGTGGGTTTGGAGAGATATTAAAAGTGATTTAACGAATGTGGCCTTATCTGCTAATATCAATTTTTTCTAATTGTGTTAATGATTTAAAACGATCGTTCACTCATTCTTGGCGGAAAGTTGTTCTAAAACCTTTTCGCCATTAGGAAGAAACAGGAGTGGGTCGTAGGCTTCTTTGTGTTGTCTGATTTCAAAATGCAAATGGACACCTGTAACCCGACCTGTTTTTCCCATGAGACCCAGCAAATCTCCCTGTCTTAACTTTTGTCCCTCTTTAACTGTGATTTTATCTAAGTGGGCATAGATAGTTGCCCAACCATTCTCACCCTCAAGAAGAACCATTTTCCCATAACCTTTAAAGTCTTTTCCTGCATAGACGACATGGCCTTGATGGCTAGAGTATATAGGAGTTCCTTTTTGGGCAGCTAAATCGATTCCCCAGTGGGATCGATTCTTTCTTTTCTTTGGGTGGGGGACAGGATCTGAACTGTACCCTCGAGTGAGCCGAGCTTCATCTACTGGCCAGTCAAAATAACGATATTTAACAACGGATTGCGGCTCTCTTTTAAGTTCTTGGTTAATGAGAGAAGTTTGGGGGCTTGGAGGACTCGTCTCCGTCGTCACCAGTCCCAGCTCCCTTGAAATCGGAGTTGGAGCTGTTGAGCACGAAACGACCGTGAGCCATGCAGCACTGCTCAAAAGGGTTCCTAGGCTTAATTTTTTAATAGCATTTAATTTTAAATTCATTCTTAAGTATAATCCTAACTGAATGCTTATCGTGATTAAAATAAAATTCTTTACCCTTCAAGACCATAGGTTAGGAATTTCACAAAAAAAGAAAGATTTTTTGTTAGTAGGGCAAAGGAAATCTGGAACAAAGATTTTTCACTTCGGTTTTGATTTTAAATCGCAGATCTGCATTTTCAATATTGTCTATGATTTCAGCGATCCAATTCCCTATCTGTTTCATCTCATTGGCGCCCATGCCTCTGGTTGTTAATGCGGGTGTGCCGATGCGAACCCCACTTGTTACAAAAGGGGATCGTTTTTCATTCGGGACTGTATTTTTATTCACGGTAATTCCGGCTTCGTCGAGGGCTATTTCAGCCTGTTTGCCAGTGACAGGAGTGCGACTTAAATCCAGAAGTAACAAATGGTTATCAGTTCCGCCTGTTACCAACTCCATCTTTCGTTCAATAAGAATATCAGACAGAATTTTAGCATTGGTTATTACATTTTCAATATAATCCTTAAAATCAGGTTTTAAAACCTCTCCGAAGGAAACGGCTTTGGCGGCGATAACGTGCTCAAGAGGTCCACCTTGGATTCCAGGAAATATTTTTGAATTTATTAATTTAGCGGACTCTTCATTGTTTGTAAGGATGAGACCGCCACGGGGACCTCGTAGGGTTTTGTGAGTAGTGGAGGTAACAAAATCAGCATAGGGAAAGGGGGAAGGATGATGTCCGCTGGCCACGAGACCTGCAAAATGGGCCATGTCTACCAAGAGCTTAGCTCCAACGGCATCAGCAATCTCTTTAAACTTTTTAAAATCTAAAAATCTTGAGTAAGCGCTATAGCCTGCGATAATAAGTTTAGGTTTGTGTTCAAGGGCCGATTTCATTATCTGTTCATAATTTAGCCGCCCTGTTTCAGGGTCTAATTTATAAGAAACAGGGTGAAACAAAATCCCAGAAAAATTGACCGGACTTCCATGGGTTAAGTGGCCTCCATGGGATAGATCCATTCCCATGATGGTTTCTCCGGCTTTTACAGCGGCTAGATAAACGGCCATATTGGCTTGAGAGCCTGAATGAGGCTGAACATTTGCAAATTGGCAGTTGAAAATTCTTTTAGCTCTCTCAATGGCGATAGCTTCGATCTCATCAACATTGTGACAGCCTCCATAATATCGTTTATGGGGGTAACCTTCAGCGTACTTGTTAGTTAAAACTGAGCCCTGGGCCTGCATCACGGCTAAAGAAGTATAATTTTCTGATGCAATCATTTCCAGACCGTTTTGCTGTCTGGACTCTTCGGCCAAAATCCATTTACCTATTTCTGGATCCGCCTCATAAAGTAGAGTTTTTTCAATCATTAATACCCCCGTTGAAATAAAAAAGACATCTTGGTCCTAAACTGAAAATGAATCAATACATGCTACAGCATTTTAGAAAAACTATAGGTTTATTTTTTTGACTCTTTCAGAGTGTCTTCCCTTGGAAAAGGGGGTGGTCAAAAAATGAATTAAACAACTAATGGCTGTTTCAGAAGTCATAAATCTGCCAGGAAGGCACAAAATATTTGCATTATTGTGCTCCCTTGCCAATTTTGAGATTTCCTCATTCCAAACCAGGGCGGCTCGAATGTCTTTGTATTTGTTGGCTTTGAGAGCCATCCCTTGTCCCGTGCCACAGATTAGCAAACCTAAACTGTCAAAACTTAAAGCATCGTTGACACTTAGGGTCTCTTTCAAAGGTAAATTCCCAGATTTTTCGTAGAGGTTCTTTAGTAAACTCTGGCAAACAAGATCGGCAAATTCAGGATAATTGACTGACTCTTGGCTATGACATCCAAAATCTTTAATTTGTAGAGTGCCAAACGGCGCTGTTGAGGATGAGTTTAAAAACGACAGAACTGATTGTTTGAGCTCATAACCACCATGATCGCAGCCAATAAAAAGAGTCATTACCTTCTCCATTTGTCAGGATCCTAAAACTATAAAGTCTTAATCGCAAGTTGAAAAAAATGGAAAAAAATAAATCTCTGTGATAGGATCTTTCCTCAGGGGAGGGTTTTTAGGAGCTTTAAAATGAAAGTTTCAGTGTTTTCAGTAGTTTTAGCGTTTTCAGTTTATTTGTTTTGTCAGGTTTCTTTTTCCTCAGTGCCTTCTCATGTTGAAAGAAACCCTCATCGGAAAAGTTATTCCCGTTTGTGGGAGGATATAAAAGATGAGCTTATCTTTAATGTCTATACCATCAAAGGGCCTAAAGAGTTTGATTATGTTCATGCCGTTATCTTAAAAAAAATAGAATCAGATACAAAGTACAATCTGATGATTATTGGATCTGTCGGACCAAAAAATTATGTTTTATCCACCCATTATGATTTAAATTTAGATATGGAAAGCAAAAACAATAGACCACTTATTTCAGTTAGCTCCAAAGGAGCATTGCTTATCAAGACAAATCGTTCTTCTATTGAGGGTACGAACAATGAGATCCAGATTCTTAGTTATGTAAACGGTGAATTTAAATTTAATTAAAGAGCTGAGAAAATTAAACAACCATTGGTGCCGCCAAAACCAAAACTATTGTTTAAAGTGTGGATGATTTTTCCAGAACGTGCTTCATGAGGTATATAGTCCAAGGTACACTCATCACTCGGGTTTTCTAAGTTAATCGTTGGTGGAGCAATTTGATCTCGAATGGCGAGAACACAAAAGGCACTTTCGAGAGCTCCTGCCGCTCCTAAAAGATGTCCTGTCATTGACTTTGTGCCAGAAACCCAGACTTTTTTAGAATGATCACCGAATAAATTTTTAATGGCTAAGGTTTCGAGGCCATCACCTACGGGCGTTGAAGTCGCGTGGGCATTAATATATGAAATTTGATCTGGTTTTAATTGAGCATCTAGAAGAGCATTGCCCATGGCCCTTCTTCCGCCATCCCCTTCGGGGGCGGGTGTGGTAAAATGACTTGCATCTGAACTAGCTCCATAGCCATTGATTTCGCAAAGAATAGTGGCACCACGTTTCTCTGCGCTTTCAAGGCTCTCTAAAACAAACACAGCTCCACCTTCAGCGAGAACAAATCCATCGCGTGCTTTATCAAAGGGTCTTGAAGCTTTTTCTGGGGTGTCATTTTTGGTTGAAAGAGCTCTCATGGCGCCAAAGCCACCGACAGCAGAGCCACAAACAGTCGCCTCCACGCCACCAGCAAGCATGTAATCACATTTACCGTAACGAATATAATTGAAAGCCTCTCCGATGGAGTGAACACCTGTGGCACAAGCACTAGTAATTGAGTAATTCGGTCCCTTGGCTCCAATAGCAATTGAAACCTGTCCCGATGCTAAGTTAGTAATAACTCCGGGTATAAAAAAGGGCGAAATTCTTCCAGGTCCTCGGGTTCTCAGTTTTTCTAATTGCTCTTCAATCATAGGCAATCCGCCCATGCCAGAACCAATAAAAACACCGGTTCTCTTTAGTTGATCTTCAGTGAGTTTTAACTGGGACATTTCTAAAGCCATTTTCGCACACGCAATAGCATAATGAATAAAGGTGTCCATTTTCTTCTGCTCTTTTTTTTCAATATAAAGATCAGGATTAAACCCTTTTACTTCACCGGCAATTTGCGTATCAAAACCCGTCGTATCAAATTTAGTTATTTTACTAATACCACTTTGACCTTTTAAAACATTGGTCCAAGTGTCTTGAGCATTAAGACCTACTGGGCTCAATGCTCCTAAGCCAGTAATAACAACTCTTTTGACGGATTGAGATGGCTTTTCGAAACGAGAAGTCATAGAGATTATAGTTTACCTTTAGTCTCTAGGTATTTAGTTACATCTTGTACGGTTTTAAGCTTTTCAGCATCTTCATCAGGGATTTCAATATCAAATTCTTCTTCCATAGCCATGACAAGCTCAACAATATCT
The window above is part of the Deltaproteobacteria bacterium genome. Proteins encoded here:
- a CDS encoding patatin-like phospholipase family protein, with product MSQIALILSGGGARGSYQAGVVQGIHEVLKAEKIPMKIDQFSGVSAGAINASFLAAEWQDPENAVKKLVDLWSQIRSEDVYNTGAVSLGKIGLQWMGELSFGGLTGSSTPGRALLDTDPLKEFLHKKLNVANIKKNLDAALFSSLIITAVDYSDSTAVSFIQSSKPYKSWQKQRRVSESAEITHDHVLCSSAIPLLFPPRPVGRRYFGDGCVRNSHPCGPSIYLGAEKIVVIGVKSKSYSSYNQELHSLKTPPSVARVINVLLNAVLLDNVEHDVERMERMNQIVSQVSFDKPIPYKKMDYVFISPSKDIGVIASRHSKKVSRLIRYLIKGLGSLDEANELLSYLLFESTFCSELIELGFQDAFDNKDSLIKLFST
- a CDS encoding VTT domain-containing protein; its protein translation is MEQLIDLFLHLDVHLVTLSQLYGAWMYGILFLIIFCETGLIVTPFLPGDSLLFAAGALASLPGSGIQILPLWLLLISAAFLGDNVNYQIGKWVGPKVFNQTKSLIFNPQHLTRTQVFYQIYGARTVVFARFLPILRTFAPFVAGIAKMDFKKYVVLSFLGSFLWMSLFLGAGFYFGNIPAIKSRFHYVILAVIALSFLPIIIATLKVRFKSKQKI
- a CDS encoding M23 family metallopeptidase — its product is MNLKLNAIKKLSLGTLLSSAAWLTVVSCSTAPTPISRELGLVTTETSPPSPQTSLINQELKREPQSVVKYRYFDWPVDEARLTRGYSSDPVPHPKKRKNRSHWGIDLAAQKGTPIYSSHQGHVVYAGKDFKGYGKMVLLEGENGWATIYAHLDKITVKEGQKLRQGDLLGLMGKTGRVTGVHLHFEIRQHKEAYDPLLFLPNGEKVLEQLSAKNE
- a CDS encoding serine hydroxymethyltransferase; the encoded protein is MIEKTLLYEADPEIGKWILAEESRQQNGLEMIASENYTSLAVMQAQGSVLTNKYAEGYPHKRYYGGCHNVDEIEAIAIERAKRIFNCQFANVQPHSGSQANMAVYLAAVKAGETIMGMDLSHGGHLTHGSPVNFSGILFHPVSYKLDPETGRLNYEQIMKSALEHKPKLIIAGYSAYSRFLDFKKFKEIADAVGAKLLVDMAHFAGLVASGHHPSPFPYADFVTSTTHKTLRGPRGGLILTNNEESAKLINSKIFPGIQGGPLEHVIAAKAVSFGEVLKPDFKDYIENVITNAKILSDILIERKMELVTGGTDNHLLLLDLSRTPVTGKQAEIALDEAGITVNKNTVPNEKRSPFVTSGVRIGTPALTTRGMGANEMKQIGNWIAEIIDNIENADLRFKIKTEVKNLCSRFPLPY
- a CDS encoding RpiB/LacA/LacB family sugar-phosphate isomerase, whose product is MEKVMTLFIGCDHGGYELKQSVLSFLNSSSTAPFGTLQIKDFGCHSQESVNYPEFADLVCQSLLKNLYEKSGNLPLKETLSVNDALSFDSLGLLICGTGQGMALKANKYKDIRAALVWNEEISKLAREHNNANILCLPGRFMTSETAISCLIHFLTTPFSKGRHSERVKKINL
- the fabF gene encoding beta-ketoacyl-ACP synthase II gives rise to the protein MTSRFEKPSQSVKRVVITGLGALSPVGLNAQDTWTNVLKGQSGISKITKFDTTGFDTQIAGEVKGFNPDLYIEKKEQKKMDTFIHYAIACAKMALEMSQLKLTEDQLKRTGVFIGSGMGGLPMIEEQLEKLRTRGPGRISPFFIPGVITNLASGQVSIAIGAKGPNYSITSACATGVHSIGEAFNYIRYGKCDYMLAGGVEATVCGSAVGGFGAMRALSTKNDTPEKASRPFDKARDGFVLAEGGAVFVLESLESAEKRGATILCEINGYGASSDASHFTTPAPEGDGGRRAMGNALLDAQLKPDQISYINAHATSTPVGDGLETLAIKNLFGDHSKKVWVSGTKSMTGHLLGAAGALESAFCVLAIRDQIAPPTINLENPSDECTLDYIPHEARSGKIIHTLNNSFGFGGTNGCLIFSAL
- a CDS encoding acyl carrier protein, whose amino-acid sequence is MSLTPKIKDIIVEQLSVDPEKVKPEASFIDDLGADSLDIVELVMAMEEEFDIEIPDEDAEKLKTVQDVTKYLETKGKL